The following proteins are encoded in a genomic region of Acidimicrobiia bacterium:
- a CDS encoding agmatine deiminase family protein: protein MPAEWEPHERTLMAWPVHHSWGAHLDRARQAYADLANAIIDFEPLTMLVNPGEGAGAHRLLSSRIDLVEIPYESAWQRDSGPLVVVDDQGSRRGIDFRFNAWGERFLPYQQTAEAAGAILSHLGIERVASSMVLEGGSITVDGEGTLITTEQCLLNPNRNRDMTRGDIERELGEKLGIEKVIWLPVGIAADFATDGHVDAVCTFAAPGAVLLQGCTDPHDPDFERMAANRAALDTQTDSSGRSLQVIELPDLPGEPFKGADIGVAYANLVIVNGAVIGGIGGYPTDDEALEIIGTAFPQRAVVGVDARIISYAGGGPHCTTMQIPAGGSTT from the coding sequence ATGCCGGCCGAATGGGAGCCACACGAGCGCACCCTGATGGCCTGGCCGGTGCACCACTCGTGGGGAGCCCACCTCGACCGTGCTCGGCAGGCGTATGCCGATCTGGCCAACGCCATCATCGACTTCGAGCCGCTCACGATGCTCGTCAACCCTGGCGAGGGCGCCGGAGCCCATCGCCTCCTGAGCAGCCGGATCGACCTGGTCGAGATCCCCTACGAGTCGGCGTGGCAGCGCGACTCCGGGCCCCTCGTCGTGGTGGATGACCAGGGATCTCGCCGCGGAATCGATTTCCGCTTCAACGCCTGGGGTGAACGCTTTTTGCCCTACCAACAGACCGCCGAAGCCGCCGGGGCGATCCTGTCCCACCTGGGCATCGAGCGGGTCGCCTCGTCCATGGTGCTCGAAGGAGGCTCGATCACCGTCGACGGTGAGGGCACGCTCATCACCACCGAGCAATGTTTACTCAATCCCAACCGCAATCGGGATATGACGAGAGGAGACATCGAACGGGAACTCGGGGAGAAGCTGGGTATCGAGAAGGTCATCTGGCTCCCCGTCGGCATCGCCGCCGACTTCGCTACCGACGGACACGTAGACGCGGTGTGCACATTCGCGGCGCCGGGCGCCGTCCTCCTCCAAGGCTGCACCGACCCCCACGATCCCGATTTCGAGCGTATGGCGGCCAACCGGGCGGCGCTCGACACGCAGACCGACAGCTCCGGACGCTCCTTGCAGGTCATCGAACTCCCCGACTTGCCCGGCGAGCCGTTCAAGGGGGCCGACATCGGGGTTGCCTACGCCAACCTCGTCATCGTCAACGGGGCCGTGATCGGCGGGATCGGCGGATACCCAACCGACGATGAGGCCCTGGAGATCATCGGCACGGCGTTCCCCCAACGCGCGGTGGTCGGTGTCGATGCAAGGATCATCTCGTACGCGGGCGGCGGTCCCCATTGCACGACGATGCAGATACCGGCAGGAGGGTCCACAACATGA